Proteins from a single region of Primulina tabacum isolate GXHZ01 chromosome 5, ASM2559414v2, whole genome shotgun sequence:
- the LOC142547296 gene encoding uncharacterized protein LOC142547296 isoform X2: MYGDGAPEGLYYPTASSYGFLCTGFESTGDFEDGMVFGLDGQDIQYTGGANESLPFAYYTPSYGYEQSPYNPYNPYIPGAIIGMDGSYVTPQQYYSLSSYETPVSAPAYVPVVIQSRHGMMSNGITDSYAYNTASVNQVDGHSVKYNLFSSNSNSSQLLPGGSSTRRNSLVKLSEGSRSIDGPSTQPLPGIDAASFSGHGSSQIRRARDVRETEYGSGVKVSSGSSQLKFSLPSANGLSGFESREPAEPSVHKVRPKLLNGRVLDDAKGSFNALSEHNHGPRTNKLKSQLVVKAYTTRAGNPDANGNITIYMDQYNKDGFCIDDYENAKFFVIKSYSEDDVHKSMKYNVWSSTPNGNKKLNSAYEDTRRIAAGDSRGCPVFLFFSVNASGQFCGVAEMTGLVDFLKDMDFWQQDKWSGSFPVKWHIIKDVPNPNFRHIILENNENKSVTNSRDTQEICYQKGLEMLKIFNNYTSRTSLLDDFMYYENRQRILQEERAKLLTRSYQNPYIIPLVDAPRKFHPVHDFPFVGDERTSKQEPKLLAAGKNKDPADGDPNYLERQSAMLRAVAEASKVNSSTKFNRNVQVSADGVRDLGNGLKIGSLTINSKQRESDSSSPAFAAAVSDNVVTIGSMPVKVNGTDFSEILTFGRIPLVPKALAHG, encoded by the exons ATGTATGGTGATGGTGCTCCGGAGGGTTTGTATTATCCTACTGCCAGTAGCTATGGCTTTCTCTGTACAG GATTTGAATCCACCGGTGACTTTGAGGATGGTATGGTTTTTGGTTTGGATGGTCAAGATATTCAGTACACT GGCGGGGCAAATGAAAGCTTGCCATTTGCCTATTATACTCCTAGCTATGGATATGAACAGTCTCCTTATAACCCTTATAATCCCTATATCCCTGGTGCTATAATAGGAATGGACGGCTCCTATGTAACGCCCCAACAGTATTACAGCCTTTCCTCTTATGAGACTCCTGTTTCTGCCCCTGCATACGTGCCTGTGGTTATTCAATCTAGACACGGTATGATGTCAAATGGGATAACAGACTCATATGCTTATAATACTGCATCTGTCAATCAAGTTGATGGCCATTCTGTTAAGTATAATTTGTTTTCAAGCAACTCAAATTCTTCACAACTGTTGCCGGGGGGCAGTTCTACAAGAAGAAATTCCCTTGTAAAGTTATCTGAGGGAAGTAGATCAATAGATGGACCTAGCACACAGCCTTTGCCTGGCATTGATGCTGCTAGTTTTTCTGGTCATGGATCATCTCAAATTCGTCGG GCTAGAGATGTGCGAGAAACAGAATATGGTTCAGGTGTGAAGGTGTCATCTGGTAGTAGCCAATTAAAGTTTTCTTTACCTTCTGCAAATGGATTGTCAGGTTTTGAATCACGTGAACCTGCAGAGCCTTCTGTGCATAAAGTCAGACCTAAGTTACTCAACGGTAGAGTTCTAGATGATGCTAAAGGCAGCTTTAATGCACTGAGTGAACACAATCATGGCCCAAGGACCAACAAATTGAAAAGTCAGTTGGTTGTTAAAGCGTACACAACAAGGGCTGGAAATCCTGATGCAAATGGAAACATCACTATCTATATGGATCAGTATAACAAAGATGGTTTTTGTattgatgattatgaaaatgCAAAGTTCTTTGTCATCAAATCTTACAGTGAGGATGACGTGCATAAAAGTATGAAGTATAATGTGTGGTCATCTACACCTAATGGAAACAAGAAGCTTAATAGTGCATATGAAGACACCCGGAGAATAGCTGCAGGAGATTCAAGAGGCTGCCCTGTCTTCCTCTTTTTTTCT GTTAATGCCAGTGGCCAATTCTGTGGTGTCGCCGAGATGACGGGCCTGGTTGATTTCTTGAAAGACATGGATTTCTGGCAGCAAGATAAATGGAGTGGCAGCTTTCCTGTGAAGTGGCACATCATAAAGGATGTGCCAAACCCCAATTTTAGGCACATCATTCTAGAGAATAACGAGAACAAGTCGGTGACTAACAGCAGGGACACCCAAGAG ATTTGCTACCAAAAAGGTTTGGAGATGCTGAAAATATTTAACAACTATACATCGAGGACTTCCCTGCTTGATGACTTCATGTATTACGAAAATAGACAGCGAATCTTACAGGAAGAGAGAGCCAAGCTGCTGACCAGGAGTTACCAAAATCCATATATCATTCCCTTAGTGGACGCCCCTCGCAAGTTTCATCCTGTACATGATTTCCCTTTTGTTGGTGATGAGCGTACTTCCAAGCAAGAACCCAAACTCTTGGCTGCAGGCAAAAACAAAGATCCAGCAGATGGGGATCCAAATTACTTAGAGCGCCAGTCTGCAATGCTGAGGGCAGTAGCTGAAGCTAGTAAGGTCAATAGCTCAACAAAGTTTAACAGGAATGTCCAAGTTTCAGCAGATGGAGTACGAGACTTGGGTAATGGGTTGAAAATTGGATCATTGACTATAAATTCGAAGCAGCGTGAGTCAGATTCCTCATCTCCCGCTTTTGCAGCAGCTGTAAGTGATAATGTTGTTACAATTGGGTCGATGCCGGTCAAAGTTAATGGCACTGACTTTTCTGAAATCTTGACATTTGGAAGAATTCCACTTGTTCCTAAAGCTCTTGCGCATGGCTAA
- the LOC142547296 gene encoding uncharacterized protein LOC142547296 isoform X1 gives MEVYNVLDHGLADTFMIQGTESNPQSSGQLEQFEAMYGDGAPEGLYYPTASSYGFLCTGFESTGDFEDGMVFGLDGQDIQYTGGANESLPFAYYTPSYGYEQSPYNPYNPYIPGAIIGMDGSYVTPQQYYSLSSYETPVSAPAYVPVVIQSRHGMMSNGITDSYAYNTASVNQVDGHSVKYNLFSSNSNSSQLLPGGSSTRRNSLVKLSEGSRSIDGPSTQPLPGIDAASFSGHGSSQIRRARDVRETEYGSGVKVSSGSSQLKFSLPSANGLSGFESREPAEPSVHKVRPKLLNGRVLDDAKGSFNALSEHNHGPRTNKLKSQLVVKAYTTRAGNPDANGNITIYMDQYNKDGFCIDDYENAKFFVIKSYSEDDVHKSMKYNVWSSTPNGNKKLNSAYEDTRRIAAGDSRGCPVFLFFSVNASGQFCGVAEMTGLVDFLKDMDFWQQDKWSGSFPVKWHIIKDVPNPNFRHIILENNENKSVTNSRDTQEICYQKGLEMLKIFNNYTSRTSLLDDFMYYENRQRILQEERAKLLTRSYQNPYIIPLVDAPRKFHPVHDFPFVGDERTSKQEPKLLAAGKNKDPADGDPNYLERQSAMLRAVAEASKVNSSTKFNRNVQVSADGVRDLGNGLKIGSLTINSKQRESDSSSPAFAAAVSDNVVTIGSMPVKVNGTDFSEILTFGRIPLVPKALAHG, from the exons ATGGAAGTGTACAATGTTCTTGATCATGGACTTGCTGATACTTTTATG ATTCAAGGTACTGAATCAAACCCACAGTCAAGCGGGCAACTTGAACAATTTGAGGCCATGTATGGTGATGGTGCTCCGGAGGGTTTGTATTATCCTACTGCCAGTAGCTATGGCTTTCTCTGTACAG GATTTGAATCCACCGGTGACTTTGAGGATGGTATGGTTTTTGGTTTGGATGGTCAAGATATTCAGTACACT GGCGGGGCAAATGAAAGCTTGCCATTTGCCTATTATACTCCTAGCTATGGATATGAACAGTCTCCTTATAACCCTTATAATCCCTATATCCCTGGTGCTATAATAGGAATGGACGGCTCCTATGTAACGCCCCAACAGTATTACAGCCTTTCCTCTTATGAGACTCCTGTTTCTGCCCCTGCATACGTGCCTGTGGTTATTCAATCTAGACACGGTATGATGTCAAATGGGATAACAGACTCATATGCTTATAATACTGCATCTGTCAATCAAGTTGATGGCCATTCTGTTAAGTATAATTTGTTTTCAAGCAACTCAAATTCTTCACAACTGTTGCCGGGGGGCAGTTCTACAAGAAGAAATTCCCTTGTAAAGTTATCTGAGGGAAGTAGATCAATAGATGGACCTAGCACACAGCCTTTGCCTGGCATTGATGCTGCTAGTTTTTCTGGTCATGGATCATCTCAAATTCGTCGG GCTAGAGATGTGCGAGAAACAGAATATGGTTCAGGTGTGAAGGTGTCATCTGGTAGTAGCCAATTAAAGTTTTCTTTACCTTCTGCAAATGGATTGTCAGGTTTTGAATCACGTGAACCTGCAGAGCCTTCTGTGCATAAAGTCAGACCTAAGTTACTCAACGGTAGAGTTCTAGATGATGCTAAAGGCAGCTTTAATGCACTGAGTGAACACAATCATGGCCCAAGGACCAACAAATTGAAAAGTCAGTTGGTTGTTAAAGCGTACACAACAAGGGCTGGAAATCCTGATGCAAATGGAAACATCACTATCTATATGGATCAGTATAACAAAGATGGTTTTTGTattgatgattatgaaaatgCAAAGTTCTTTGTCATCAAATCTTACAGTGAGGATGACGTGCATAAAAGTATGAAGTATAATGTGTGGTCATCTACACCTAATGGAAACAAGAAGCTTAATAGTGCATATGAAGACACCCGGAGAATAGCTGCAGGAGATTCAAGAGGCTGCCCTGTCTTCCTCTTTTTTTCT GTTAATGCCAGTGGCCAATTCTGTGGTGTCGCCGAGATGACGGGCCTGGTTGATTTCTTGAAAGACATGGATTTCTGGCAGCAAGATAAATGGAGTGGCAGCTTTCCTGTGAAGTGGCACATCATAAAGGATGTGCCAAACCCCAATTTTAGGCACATCATTCTAGAGAATAACGAGAACAAGTCGGTGACTAACAGCAGGGACACCCAAGAG ATTTGCTACCAAAAAGGTTTGGAGATGCTGAAAATATTTAACAACTATACATCGAGGACTTCCCTGCTTGATGACTTCATGTATTACGAAAATAGACAGCGAATCTTACAGGAAGAGAGAGCCAAGCTGCTGACCAGGAGTTACCAAAATCCATATATCATTCCCTTAGTGGACGCCCCTCGCAAGTTTCATCCTGTACATGATTTCCCTTTTGTTGGTGATGAGCGTACTTCCAAGCAAGAACCCAAACTCTTGGCTGCAGGCAAAAACAAAGATCCAGCAGATGGGGATCCAAATTACTTAGAGCGCCAGTCTGCAATGCTGAGGGCAGTAGCTGAAGCTAGTAAGGTCAATAGCTCAACAAAGTTTAACAGGAATGTCCAAGTTTCAGCAGATGGAGTACGAGACTTGGGTAATGGGTTGAAAATTGGATCATTGACTATAAATTCGAAGCAGCGTGAGTCAGATTCCTCATCTCCCGCTTTTGCAGCAGCTGTAAGTGATAATGTTGTTACAATTGGGTCGATGCCGGTCAAAGTTAATGGCACTGACTTTTCTGAAATCTTGACATTTGGAAGAATTCCACTTGTTCCTAAAGCTCTTGCGCATGGCTAA